Proteins encoded in a region of the Prunus persica cultivar Lovell chromosome G4, Prunus_persica_NCBIv2, whole genome shotgun sequence genome:
- the LOC18779315 gene encoding protein IQ-DOMAIN 1 — translation MGSGYWFKALIGLKKSKDGSSKRLKGPSVNGKSNSIKLKKSSFANGKNLGLPDEEIAAIRIQTAFRAYVARKALRRLKGIVRLQILTQAYPVTKQATTTLSYLHSWSRIQDEIRARRLYMVTEGRIKQKKLENQHKLEAKLHDIEAEWCGGSETMDEILARIYQREEAAVKRERAMAYAFSHQWRANCSQSQGLGNYELGKANWGWSWKERWIAARPWESRVQSPSPKKVPSKQASKVGKNTNSPTPKTPVSVKLPSSNGKGTTRARRLSYTADEVKPVARAEGIKTEERSTQK, via the exons ATGGGTTCTGGATATTGGTTTAAGGCATTAATCGGCTTAAAGAAATCCAAGGATGGCAGTTCAAAACGATTGAAG GGACCTTCAGTTAatggaaaatcaaattccataaaattgaaaaagtctAGTTTTGCAAATGGTAAAAATCTTGGATTGCCAGATGAGGAAATAGCTGCAATTCGAATTCAGACTGCTTTCCGTGCATATGTG GCTAGAAAAGCTTTACGCCGCTTGAAAGGGATTGTTCGATTGCAAATACTGACCCAAGCTTATCCTGTTACAAAGCAAGCCACAACTACATTGAGCTATCTTCATTCATGGAGCAGAATACAGGATGAGATTAGAGCTCGTCGACTTTATATGGTAACGGAAGGACGGATCAAACAGAAGAAATTAGAGAATCAACATAAACTTGAGGCGAAGCTTCATGACATAGAG GCGGAATGGTGTGGTGGATCCGAAACAATGGATGAAATTCTTGCAAGGATATATCAAAGAGAAGAAGCAGCAGTTAAGCGTGAGCGGGCTATGGCATATGCCTTTTCTCATCAG TGGAGGGCCAACTGTAGTCAGAGCCAAGGATTGGGTAATTATGAACTTGGCAAAGCTAATTGGGGTTGGAGCTGGAAAGAACGATGGATTGCTGCTCGTCCATGGGAAAGCCGTGTGCAGTCACCTAGCCCAAAGAAAGTACCGAGTAAGCAAGCTAGCAAGGTTGGTAAAAACACAAATTCACCAACGCCAAAAACTCCAGTTTCAGTCAAGCTCCCTTCATCAAATGGTAAGGGAACTACAAGGGCTCGGAGATTGTCTTACACAGCAGATGAAGTAAAACCGGTTGCACGTGCAGAGGGCATTAAAACTGAAGAGAGGAGCACTCAGAAATAA
- the LOC18778505 gene encoding transcription factor TCP4, producing the protein MSHLQDILRLQMLQQRGSKNEDQDQPEDVQEEEQQSQKRLIGQYQHVQEPPNYGPLNGKMLNTHTAKSSRKSCYSMSSSSSHLASEQAEINNARYGKNVKVHGGHIVRSTARKERHSKVYTSKGPRDRRFRLSAPTAIQFYDVQDRLGYDRPSKAIDWLIEKAKAAIEALSESELPGKEYDCTNINSAQQTEQDIGEESMRQFQHHQRSYGGEPEKLNNVNSFKEPVLDHHQLSSMNYAEEALNSASSLTDSKMEVAWFQSLMSWNYNAGDGGEGCPFSSSHVYLQ; encoded by the coding sequence ATGAGTCACCTGCAAGACATTCTGCGTCTGCAAATGTTACAACAGAGAGGATCAAAGAATGAAGATCAAGATCAACCAGAAGATgttcaagaagaagaacaacaaTCACAGAAGAGACTAATTGGTCAATATCAGCATGTTCAAGAACCACCAAACTATGGACCATTAAATGGCAAGATGTTGAATACCCACACAGCAAAATCCTCCAGGAAAAGTTGTTACTcaatgtcttcttcttcttcacattTGGCATCTGAACAAGCGGAAATCAACAATGCGAGATATGGGAAGAATGTAAAAGTTCATGGAGGCCACATTGTCCGATCCActgcaagaaaagaaaggcaCAGCAAGGTGTACACTTCCAAAGGTCCTAGAGACCGGAGGTTCCGGCTTTCAGCTCCGACTGCTATACAGTTCTATGATGTCCAAGACCGCCTTGGCTACGACCGGCCAAGTAAGGCCATTGATTGGCTCATTGAGAAGGCCAAGGCAGCAATTGAGGCTCTCTCTGAGTCTGAACTACCTGGAAAAGAGTATGACTGTACTAATATCAACTCTGCTCAACAGACAGAGCAAGACATTGGAGAAGAGAGTATGCGTCAGTTTCAGCATCACCAGAGAAGCTATGGTGGTGAACCAGAAAAACTGAACAATGTGAACAGTTTTAAAGAACCAGTTCTTGATCACCACCAGTTAAGTTCAATGAACTATGCTGAAGAAGCCCTCAATTCTGCCTCAAGTTTAACAGATTCCAAAATGGAGGTGGCTTGGTTTCAAAGTTTGATGTCTTGGAATTATAATGCAGGTGATGGAGGAGAAGGCTGTCCTTTCAGTTCATCCCATGTATATCTGCAATAG
- the LOC18781090 gene encoding nudix hydrolase 15, mitochondrial: MISLLRRLSTSPPLLMEPANSCVGSQRLLALAQQLRLYKPPPFSSDDDIEEQRIEEIAHKVVSQVGFAESNTPIAQDPERFRPKRAAVLLCLFEGDVGDLRVILTKRSSKLSTHSGEVALPGGKTEEGDKDDGDTATREAKEEIGLDPSLVNVVTVLEPFLSKHLLRVVPVIGILNEKEAFKAAPNPAEVEAVFDAPLEMFIKDENRRSEEREWMGNKYLIHFFDYETKNKKYIIWGLTAGILIRAASIVYKRSPPFVEQNPIYKVPRVVDINTTIP, encoded by the exons ATGATCTCACTCCTGAGAAGGCTATCAACATCACCTCCGCTACTCATGGAGCCGGCCAATTCTTGTGTAGGGTCACAGAGACTTTTGGCCTTGGCCCAACAGCTCCGTCTCTACAAGCCACCTCCTTTCTCCTCCGACGATGATATTGAGGAGCAGAGAATCGAAGAAATTGCTCACAAGGTTGTGTCGCAGGTGGGTTTTGCTGAATCTAATACCCCAATTGCACAAGACCCAGAAAGGTTCAGACCCAAGAGAGCCGCTGTTTTGCTCTGTCTCTTTGAAGGGGATGTTGGGGATCTGCGTGTTATTCTCACTAAGAGGTCATCAAAGCTGTCCACCCACTCGG GTGAAGTTGCTTTGCCAGGCGGGAAAACAGAGGAGGGAGACAAAGATGATGGGGACACGGCAACAAGGGAGGCAAAAGAAGAGATTGGTTTGGATCCTTCGCTTGTCAATGTTGTCACTGTTCTCGAACCATTCTTGTCTAAG CACCTACTGAGAGTTGTCCCCGTTATTGGCATACTCAATGAAAAGGAAGCATTCAAGGCTGCTCCAAATCCTGCTGAAGTGGAAGCCGTATTCGATGCTCCATTGGAAATGTTCATCAAG GATGAAAACCGGAGGTCAGAGGAGAGGGAGTGGATGGGAAACAAGTATCTGATTCATTTCTTTGACTATGAAACCAAGAACAAGAAGTACATAATATGGGGCTTAACTGCTGGTATCTTGATTAGGGCTGCATCAATTGTATACAAACGCTCACCACCTTTTGTGGAGCAGAATCCCATTTACAAGGTTCCTAGAGTTGTagacataaataccacgattccgtaa
- the LOC18778753 gene encoding nudix hydrolase 11 produces MDSDSVERRLHTLAQHFIADKAVKPGPEATASTTCWSKRAAVLVCLFKGEEDDLHVILTRRASTLSSNPGDVALPGGKREEGDADDVDTALREAKEEIGLDPSLVKVITVFQPSLTKNGMTVVPVIGLLSDLKAFSPAPNAAEVESIFYVPLEMFLKDENRRAEEKEWMGHKYLLHCFNYEADGKEYVIWAFTAGILIRVASIVYQRQPAFLEQRPKFWN; encoded by the exons ATGGATTCGGACAGCGTTGAACGAAGGCTCCACACCTTAGCACAACATTTCATCGCCGATAAAGCAGTCAAACCGGGTCCGGAAGCTACTGCCAGCACCACCTGTTGGAGCAAACGAGCGGCGGTTCTGGTGTGTTTGTTTAAAGGGGAAGAAGACGACCTGCACGTCATTCTCACAAGGCGAGCCTCAACTCTCTCTTCTAACCCTG GCGACGTTGCGCTCCCCGGTGGGAAAAGAGAGGAAGGGGATGCTGATGACGTGGACACTGCCCTCCGGGAGGCCAAGGAGGAGATCGGCTTGGACCCGTCCCTAGTCAAGGTTATCACCGTTTTTCAACCCAGTTTAACCAAG AATGGTATGACTGTGGTTCCTGTAATTGGCCTACTTTCAGACTTAAAAGCATTTAGTCCCGCTCCAAATGCTGCAGAAGTGGAATCAATTTTTTATGTTCCCTTAGAAATGTTTCTCAAGGATGAGAACAGAAGAGCGGAGGAGAAAGAATGGATGGGACACAAGTATCTGTTACATTGCTTTAACTATGAAGCAGATGGTAAAGAGTATGTCATCTGGGCTTTCACTGCTGGCATTCTGATAAGGGTTGCTTCAATTGTGTACCAAAGGCAGCCGGCATTTCTCGAACAGAGGCCCAAATTCTGGAATTAG